One Halosegnis longus DNA window includes the following coding sequences:
- a CDS encoding response regulator, translating into MTHSSTVLIVEDEENLADLFGIWLQEQFEVHVAYSGEDALEIFAEEPIDIVVLDRRMPGLSGTEVLQSIREGGDAQQVIMVTAVQPTEDLASIDVDDYLLKPIDRTKLLRAVEAAELILTYEDSLTELLSLTARKATLEANLDKTELEQDDRYGDLLQRIRELEEEADTTLQRLETDYQIDMLVRDQRIGSQPVEQF; encoded by the coding sequence ATGACCCATTCCAGTACCGTTCTGATCGTCGAAGACGAAGAGAATCTCGCTGACTTGTTCGGCATTTGGCTACAGGAGCAGTTCGAGGTTCATGTAGCCTATTCCGGGGAAGATGCACTGGAAATCTTCGCTGAGGAACCGATTGATATTGTCGTTTTAGATCGTCGAATGCCGGGCCTCTCTGGCACGGAAGTGCTACAATCAATTCGTGAAGGCGGCGATGCCCAGCAGGTGATTATGGTAACAGCTGTTCAGCCAACGGAAGACCTAGCGTCCATCGATGTGGATGACTATCTTCTCAAACCAATCGACCGGACAAAGCTTCTTCGAGCTGTGGAAGCTGCAGAGCTGATTCTAACATACGAAGATTCACTCACAGAGCTTCTCTCACTCACCGCGAGGAAAGCCACGTTAGAAGCGAACCTTGACAAAACAGAGCTGGAACAGGACGATCGATACGGCGATCTCCTCCAGAGAATACGGGAGTTGGAGGAGGAAGCTGATACGACACTTCAGCGTCTCGAAACAGATTATCAGATCGATATGCTGGTCAGAGACCAGCGTATCGGATCCCAACCTGTAGAGCAATTCTGA
- a CDS encoding transposase: MPYTSQSCRTVFRRIAQRQYSEWPAYNSTPLYDRTSLAGLESDIRTVSETWFDHESHESIEEFVCVLPVAYFRFSAHDRYAGPTGYQMATLFRVFVLKELHGWEHETALVDYLGNRPDLCEQLGFGTIPDQSTLWRSWHERFTADLKETVMTAARTILVKAQNAGVETPREPARTLRYPGSESGESDPDDQTTLEQAEKITDHVSRVVFPAFSLDRGDGCEIHENAYWGLQTYLGLRERLAANEGARSFTYESTRERTPLGHAHREQIRDFSIEQVRAMYQQAITRLLNEVSETEQFFRAGIVAIDITEDDPFTGDRTGREDEIIGTKEKSDEYAYQWATVQLVGNAVPLVLDARPVRKGESRKEIVEDLLDSAEELVHVDNVLMDREFDSQHVLEMVSRRGLSYVVPKRMQTSEKAQAKRLLQRDQDRYETDRKLHLGKNEWHETTLIYRRKKDSEHEDHRQYSVFMTNGASGHLTEYGYRWEIESGYRSIKRFMAATTSKNFGLRFFYFAFACLLYSIWRAVDLLVQVELTGEYEHSPIVTADNTLTLLKKETGIG, from the coding sequence ATGCCCTACACCAGTCAGTCCTGTCGGACTGTGTTTCGACGGATCGCCCAACGACAATATAGTGAGTGGCCGGCGTACAATTCGACACCACTGTACGATCGAACGTCTCTCGCTGGACTGGAATCTGATATCCGGACAGTCTCAGAGACGTGGTTCGATCACGAGAGCCACGAATCCATCGAGGAGTTCGTCTGTGTTCTCCCGGTAGCCTACTTCCGGTTCAGCGCCCACGACCGATATGCGGGGCCGACAGGCTACCAAATGGCCACTCTCTTCCGGGTGTTCGTACTGAAAGAACTCCACGGGTGGGAGCACGAAACAGCACTCGTCGACTATCTCGGGAATCGTCCTGACCTCTGCGAGCAACTGGGTTTCGGGACGATCCCGGACCAGTCGACACTGTGGCGAAGCTGGCACGAGCGGTTTACCGCTGACCTCAAGGAGACAGTCATGACGGCGGCTCGAACGATCCTCGTCAAAGCCCAGAATGCGGGTGTCGAGACTCCGCGTGAACCGGCACGAACGCTCCGATACCCCGGGAGCGAGTCTGGTGAGTCAGACCCGGACGATCAGACTACGTTGGAGCAGGCAGAGAAGATTACCGACCACGTCAGCCGCGTCGTCTTCCCGGCATTTTCGCTGGATCGTGGGGACGGCTGCGAGATCCACGAGAACGCCTACTGGGGCTTACAGACGTATCTGGGGCTTCGCGAGCGGCTGGCTGCTAACGAGGGCGCTCGTAGCTTCACCTACGAGTCAACTCGAGAGCGGACACCGTTGGGTCACGCCCATCGTGAGCAGATTCGCGATTTCTCGATTGAACAGGTGCGAGCGATGTACCAGCAGGCCATCACTCGGCTCCTAAACGAAGTTTCGGAGACAGAGCAGTTCTTTCGAGCCGGAATCGTCGCGATCGACATCACCGAGGACGACCCCTTTACCGGTGACCGCACCGGCCGCGAGGACGAGATAATCGGAACGAAGGAGAAGAGCGACGAGTACGCCTACCAGTGGGCAACGGTCCAGCTAGTCGGCAACGCTGTCCCACTCGTCCTTGATGCCCGCCCGGTACGGAAAGGTGAGTCACGAAAGGAGATCGTCGAGGACTTGCTGGATTCGGCTGAAGAGCTCGTTCACGTCGATAACGTCCTGATGGACCGGGAGTTCGATAGTCAACACGTTCTGGAGATGGTCAGCCGACGTGGGCTCTCCTACGTCGTGCCGAAGCGGATGCAGACTAGCGAGAAAGCCCAGGCAAAACGATTGCTCCAGCGCGATCAAGACCGGTACGAGACCGACCGCAAACTCCATCTTGGGAAGAACGAGTGGCACGAGACGACGCTGATCTACCGCCGGAAAAAAGACTCTGAGCACGAGGATCACCGGCAATATTCGGTGTTCATGACGAATGGGGCCAGTGGCCACCTCACCGAGTACGGCTACAGGTGGGAAATCGAGAGTGGCTACAGATCGATAAAGCGATTCATGGCCGCCACGACGTCGAAGAATTTCGGCCTTCGATTCTTTTATTTCGCGTTTGCGTGTCTGCTGTACTCGATTTGGCGAGCAGTCGATTTGTTGGTGCAGGTTGAGTTGACCGGTGAATATGAACATTCGCCGATCGTGACGGCCGACAATACGCTGACGCTGCTGAAGAAGGAGACTGGAATCGGGTAG
- a CDS encoding HalOD1 output domain-containing protein: MAESAPHRESEPTGWSTDSQIVREFDRPVRVSDAVIETLMEAVEDWPELSRSPPVSEFVDADKLDGLFKTRTVEETSHMPSVEFLFQDALVTVMYASTVRVIVERDA, encoded by the coding sequence ATGGCCGAAAGCGCTCCGCACCGAGAGTCAGAACCTACGGGATGGAGTACAGATTCCCAAATAGTGCGTGAATTTGACAGACCTGTCCGTGTTTCGGATGCGGTCATTGAGACACTTATGGAAGCTGTCGAAGACTGGCCGGAACTCAGTAGATCACCTCCGGTGTCCGAATTTGTTGATGCAGACAAATTAGATGGCTTGTTCAAAACTCGTACAGTCGAGGAGACCAGTCATATGCCCTCTGTGGAGTTTCTCTTTCAGGACGCACTTGTGACGGTCATGTACGCATCAACGGTGCGTGTCATCGTCGAACGAGATGCGTGA
- a CDS encoding NAD(P)-dependent oxidoreductase — MNLAVFGATGRTGEPLVAQALDRGHEVTAFARDPADITHEDDRLTVVAGDAYEGTNVGEAVAGTDAVVSVLGQGTESPDDLLTAAGDHILEAMADAGVERFVTLVGAGVREPGESVSFGGRVMGGLLKLVATEVLADAERHVDHVKASDTDWTVVRAPRLTDGAYTGNIDHGTDLELGLRDAATRANVAAFMLDCAEGDDYLHELPKVTDR; from the coding sequence ATGAACCTCGCAGTGTTCGGCGCGACGGGACGAACAGGAGAGCCGCTGGTGGCACAGGCACTCGACCGCGGTCACGAGGTGACGGCGTTCGCACGCGACCCGGCGGATATCACCCACGAGGACGACCGGCTGACCGTCGTGGCCGGTGACGCCTACGAGGGGACAAACGTCGGGGAAGCGGTCGCCGGGACCGACGCCGTGGTGAGCGTCCTCGGGCAGGGGACAGAGAGTCCGGACGACCTGCTCACCGCCGCTGGCGACCACATCCTCGAGGCGATGGCCGATGCCGGCGTCGAGCGGTTCGTCACGCTGGTCGGGGCCGGCGTCCGGGAGCCGGGCGAGTCGGTGAGTTTCGGCGGGCGGGTGATGGGCGGGCTGTTGAAGCTCGTTGCGACGGAGGTGTTGGCCGACGCCGAGCGCCACGTCGACCACGTGAAGGCCAGCGACACCGACTGGACCGTCGTCCGTGCGCCCCGACTCACCGACGGTGCGTACACCGGCAACATCGACCACGGAACCGACCTCGAACTCGGACTCCGGGACGCAGCCACCCGGGCGAACGTGGCCGCGTTCATGCTCGACTGCGCCGAGGGTGACGACTACCTGCACGAACTCCCGAAGGTGACCGACCGGTGA
- a CDS encoding winged helix-turn-helix transcriptional regulator, which translates to MDTQDRERALERRASLSAAERDRVEQRVSSLLDLLGKAHTMALLREFAFADGPLRFSDIESRLDISPNTLSQRLSELVDRGLLDRQSYDEMPPRVEYRPTDRAEALFPAFGHFHQWAMEYELDYEN; encoded by the coding sequence ATGGACACACAGGACCGCGAGCGCGCGCTGGAGCGTCGGGCGTCGCTGTCGGCGGCCGAACGCGACCGGGTCGAACAGCGGGTCTCGTCGCTGCTCGACTTACTCGGGAAGGCCCACACGATGGCGCTGTTGCGCGAGTTCGCCTTCGCCGACGGTCCGTTGCGATTCTCCGATATCGAATCTCGGCTCGACATCTCGCCGAACACGCTCTCACAGCGGCTGAGTGAACTGGTCGACCGCGGGTTGCTCGACCGGCAGTCGTACGACGAGATGCCGCCACGCGTGGAGTATCGCCCGACCGACCGCGCCGAGGCGCTGTTTCCCGCCTTCGGTCACTTCCACCAGTGGGCGATGGAGTACGAACTCGACTACGAAAACTGA
- a CDS encoding ABC transporter permease, whose amino-acid sequence MSNGFLWDVWVNFKRWNLKAVRNPFVLVVSLAQPIIFLVLFTQVFGGVATGAINRGGGSITYETYLVPAIAIQVALAAAVTSGIGLVEDIEEGIFEKILASPMHRGGVFLGKATAELLRIAVQVGIILVLGTLLGASIAGGIPSALAIIGIGVVFSLWFMGLSNVIALVTRDQESTIIASNVMQFPLLFLSTGFLPLDALPGWVQTVAKYNPVTYGIDAARAVMLGRDTMTVIEVTQFTGVWNTLVPALAILTVLDLAFGAAAVYLIGRASSSSVS is encoded by the coding sequence ATGAGCAACGGCTTCCTGTGGGACGTGTGGGTGAACTTCAAGCGCTGGAATCTGAAGGCGGTGCGCAATCCGTTCGTGCTCGTCGTCTCGCTCGCCCAGCCGATCATCTTCCTCGTCCTGTTCACGCAGGTGTTCGGCGGGGTGGCGACGGGCGCAATCAACCGTGGTGGCGGCAGTATCACCTACGAGACGTATCTCGTCCCGGCCATCGCAATTCAGGTGGCACTTGCCGCGGCCGTCACCTCCGGTATCGGCTTGGTCGAGGATATCGAGGAGGGTATCTTCGAGAAGATTCTCGCCAGCCCGATGCACCGCGGCGGTGTCTTCCTCGGGAAGGCGACCGCCGAACTGCTGCGTATCGCCGTGCAGGTCGGTATCATCCTCGTGCTCGGAACGCTATTGGGGGCCTCCATCGCTGGTGGCATTCCGAGTGCCCTCGCCATCATCGGTATCGGCGTCGTCTTCTCGCTGTGGTTCATGGGGCTGTCGAACGTGATTGCGCTCGTCACCCGCGACCAGGAGTCGACCATTATCGCCTCCAACGTGATGCAGTTTCCCCTCCTCTTCTTGTCGACCGGGTTTCTCCCCCTCGACGCGCTGCCGGGATGGGTTCAGACCGTCGCGAAGTACAACCCCGTCACCTACGGCATCGACGCCGCGCGGGCAGTGATGCTTGGTCGCGACACCATGACCGTCATCGAGGTGACGCAGTTCACCGGCGTCTGGAACACGCTCGTTCCCGCACTCGCCATCCTAACCGTTCTCGACCTCGCGTTCGGGGCCGCCGCCGTCTATCTCATCGGACGGGCGTCGAGCTCCTCGGTGTCGTAG
- a CDS encoding ABC transporter ATP-binding protein, translating to MTATSGLAIDARGVEVTYGDGTEAVRGVDLQIPEGEFFGFLGANGAGKTTTIKTLVTLLTPTAGSVTVNGYDTQTEGRSVRQSVGYMAQETAIDTDLTARENIKFACEAYGVTGSEREERIDSLLDLVDLADVADKTADGFSGGMKTRLDAATALVHEPPLVFLDEPTTGLDPKARNRLWEYFQRINDRGTTVFLTTQYLEEADYLCDRLSLILDGQIVETGSPDELKSRVGGERLDIDLADETDTDRALDIAREFFTADATVERTDDGVAVTARTARERGPDLLVALRDGDVAVTGFNVRAPSLDDVFLAVTDDEDGLTEAAQ from the coding sequence ATGACAGCGACCAGCGGACTCGCCATCGACGCGCGCGGCGTCGAGGTGACCTACGGCGACGGAACCGAGGCCGTCCGTGGCGTTGACCTCCAGATACCCGAAGGGGAGTTCTTCGGCTTTCTCGGAGCCAACGGCGCGGGTAAGACGACGACAATCAAGACGCTGGTGACGCTGTTGACACCGACGGCCGGCAGCGTCACCGTCAACGGCTACGACACCCAGACTGAGGGGCGGTCCGTCCGTCAGTCGGTCGGCTACATGGCACAGGAGACGGCAATCGACACCGACCTCACCGCCCGCGAGAACATCAAGTTCGCCTGCGAGGCGTACGGTGTCACCGGCAGCGAACGCGAGGAACGAATCGACAGCCTGCTCGATTTGGTCGACCTCGCCGACGTTGCTGACAAGACCGCTGACGGCTTCTCCGGCGGGATGAAGACACGACTCGACGCCGCGACCGCCCTCGTTCACGAGCCGCCGCTCGTCTTTCTCGACGAGCCGACGACCGGGCTGGACCCGAAGGCGCGAAACCGCCTGTGGGAGTATTTCCAGCGCATCAACGACCGCGGGACGACCGTCTTCCTGACGACGCAGTATCTGGAGGAAGCGGATTACCTGTGTGACCGGCTCTCGCTCATCCTCGACGGACAGATTGTCGAGACTGGCTCGCCAGATGAACTGAAATCCCGCGTCGGCGGTGAACGGCTCGATATCGACCTCGCCGACGAGACCGACACCGACCGCGCGCTCGATATCGCACGGGAGTTTTTCACGGCCGACGCCACCGTCGAGCGAACCGACGACGGGGTGGCTGTCACGGCCCGCACCGCCCGCGAGCGCGGGCCGGACCTGCTCGTCGCACTGCGCGACGGTGACGTGGCCGTCACCGGCTTCAACGTCCGCGCTCCCTCGCTTGATGACGTGTTCCTCGCCGTCACCGACGACGAGGACGGGCTCACGGAGGCGGCTCAATGA
- a CDS encoding SDR family oxidoreductase → MTVLVTGATGTVGSAVVTELVPTELPVRAGVRDPTATGLSVETVAFDYTKPETWGDALDGVEAVFLMFPPGVAPSRVTDFADAAVRTGVERLVFLSVLGAGKLPVLPHRRIERHLERLDTETAALRAAYFMQNLSGIHSPEIREKSELFVPAGEGRLGFVDARDVGAVAARLLSGER, encoded by the coding sequence GTGACGGTGCTCGTGACGGGCGCGACCGGAACCGTTGGGTCGGCCGTCGTCACGGAGCTCGTCCCGACCGAGTTGCCGGTCCGGGCAGGCGTTCGAGACCCGACGGCGACCGGCCTCAGCGTCGAGACCGTCGCCTTCGACTACACGAAGCCGGAGACGTGGGGGGATGCACTCGACGGCGTCGAGGCCGTCTTCCTCATGTTTCCGCCGGGCGTCGCGCCGAGTCGCGTCACCGACTTCGCCGACGCGGCGGTCCGGACTGGCGTCGAGCGACTCGTCTTCCTCTCCGTGCTCGGCGCCGGCAAGCTCCCCGTACTCCCACACCGGCGAATCGAGCGCCACCTCGAACGACTCGACACCGAGACCGCCGCGCTCCGGGCGGCGTACTTCATGCAGAACCTCAGCGGTATCCACAGCCCCGAGATACGCGAGAAGAGCGAGCTGTTCGTCCCGGCGGGCGAGGGGCGACTCGGATTCGTCGACGCGCGCGACGTGGGGGCAGTCGCGGCTCGACTCCTCAGCGGTGAACGCTGA
- a CDS encoding response regulator, which produces MTQNGNTKILVVEDDQSLAELYAEWLADRYVVETVYSGEEALEAFDATVDIVLLDRMMPGLSGGEVLTRLRQYESNCQVVIVSAVTPDFDIVKMGFDAYLEKPVEADDLEDVISQMLTRAEYNEDLQELFSLIERQSTLEAVMDTDTLETSPKYQALTDQLTELEDKVERYLQNLPDRDFRVAIERLQRTAAERREQQQYQSLTEDVLDTSEEGIVVVNRDGQVVWANETTEELLGVDRDDIQGSDYSRIASESYNEYPSGEQTLSDLVTHSLENMHSEVEAIVRIPETASKEQQWLEYWSGPIKTGLYAGGRIEHYHNITERYAYEQQLEDLHAVSRDLMTADSERSIGETVATAAVSELGFEFAAIYTREEHTGRLVPLAHASTEDVTEIDLPTISEGDTPVWTTYVTRTEQLAPDEENVADSQSSQWLTEEFSSWRLYSLEAEGVLLLGMTTTPEISSRKNKLAKTLAANAASAFERTAQEAALRERDQRLNEQNEQLTRLDRINTLIRSISATVISTNTREELEQEVCNALAHLDLVSGAWIGKKDINTNTIEVRAKTESLQYQNVGADDGSADDNTQRSNSKLPPAERAYRIEDSVVESDLMTARSETEWEQDALKNGTNSIVAVPLQSEASILGVLEVHSKLPNAFAEEEVTALTELGQIIGHGISALRQKAALLSGGGTILEIQFEDDTGLATLVSDMETDFEVLNVVTECPDHLLFARVTGENVTPEAFEAAGFDPETVILSDSRNGIYCKVPVRNSSFCEKLTDQGVAINQITNASESNEIVVSVTVPFTVDVGEYLSSLREDYSDLTLLSKLDSERGETNTSLSARLDGALTARQEEVLQTALYAGYFNWPRDADSTSIAKTLDIAQSTFNQHLRAAESNLLTTLYQDSTEP; this is translated from the coding sequence ATGACCCAAAACGGAAACACAAAAATCCTGGTCGTCGAGGATGACCAGAGTTTGGCTGAGCTGTATGCAGAGTGGCTCGCAGACCGCTATGTTGTCGAAACTGTGTACTCTGGCGAAGAAGCCTTGGAAGCGTTCGATGCGACTGTCGATATCGTTCTTCTGGATCGGATGATGCCCGGGTTATCCGGCGGAGAGGTTCTCACGCGACTCAGACAATATGAGTCGAACTGCCAGGTGGTTATCGTCTCTGCGGTGACACCGGACTTCGATATCGTCAAAATGGGATTCGATGCGTATCTCGAAAAGCCCGTTGAAGCTGACGACCTCGAAGACGTTATCTCCCAGATGCTCACTCGTGCCGAGTACAACGAAGATCTGCAAGAGCTGTTCTCGCTGATAGAACGCCAATCGACCTTGGAAGCCGTCATGGACACAGATACCCTCGAAACGAGCCCGAAATACCAGGCACTCACGGACCAACTCACAGAACTCGAGGATAAGGTCGAACGGTATCTCCAGAACCTGCCAGACAGGGATTTTCGAGTGGCTATTGAGCGCCTGCAACGAACAGCAGCAGAGCGCAGGGAACAACAGCAGTACCAGTCCCTCACTGAAGACGTCCTGGACACATCAGAGGAAGGGATCGTTGTAGTTAATCGCGACGGACAGGTGGTGTGGGCAAACGAAACTACGGAAGAATTACTCGGCGTTGATAGAGACGATATCCAAGGGTCTGACTACAGTCGCATTGCTTCTGAATCGTACAACGAATATCCCTCAGGTGAGCAAACACTGTCTGACCTCGTAACTCATTCTCTAGAGAATATGCATTCCGAAGTCGAAGCCATCGTCCGAATCCCTGAGACGGCTTCGAAAGAGCAGCAGTGGTTGGAGTACTGGAGCGGGCCGATCAAAACTGGTCTTTATGCAGGCGGGCGGATTGAACACTACCACAATATTACAGAGAGGTACGCGTATGAACAACAGCTTGAGGATCTGCATGCGGTTTCTCGCGATCTAATGACAGCCGACTCGGAACGTAGCATCGGCGAAACCGTGGCGACTGCCGCAGTCAGTGAACTCGGATTCGAGTTTGCCGCGATATATACACGAGAAGAGCACACGGGGCGCTTGGTCCCACTAGCGCACGCATCTACCGAAGATGTTACTGAAATCGACCTTCCCACCATCTCCGAAGGAGACACACCAGTCTGGACGACCTATGTGACTCGAACGGAACAGTTGGCCCCCGACGAGGAAAACGTTGCAGATTCCCAGTCAAGCCAGTGGTTGACAGAGGAGTTCTCGTCGTGGCGACTCTACTCACTAGAAGCAGAGGGGGTTCTTTTGCTGGGGATGACCACGACGCCAGAGATTTCCTCAAGAAAGAACAAATTGGCAAAGACGTTAGCAGCGAACGCAGCAAGCGCATTCGAACGAACAGCACAAGAAGCGGCCCTTCGGGAACGCGACCAGCGGTTAAACGAGCAAAACGAACAGCTGACACGACTGGATCGCATTAACACACTGATACGGTCGATAAGTGCCACGGTTATCAGTACAAATACACGAGAAGAACTGGAGCAAGAGGTCTGTAATGCTCTAGCTCACCTGGATCTGGTTAGTGGGGCCTGGATCGGCAAAAAAGATATTAATACGAATACGATCGAGGTCAGAGCCAAAACGGAGTCGCTCCAATATCAAAACGTGGGAGCGGACGACGGTTCAGCAGATGACAATACCCAACGGAGTAACTCTAAATTGCCACCTGCTGAACGGGCATACAGGATTGAAGATTCAGTGGTGGAGAGCGACTTAATGACCGCTCGCTCCGAAACGGAGTGGGAACAAGACGCACTGAAAAATGGCACCAACTCGATTGTGGCTGTACCACTACAGAGCGAGGCTTCGATCCTTGGCGTATTAGAAGTCCACTCCAAACTGCCAAACGCCTTCGCTGAAGAAGAGGTGACAGCCCTCACAGAGCTCGGTCAAATAATAGGTCACGGGATATCAGCACTCCGGCAAAAGGCGGCGCTTCTATCCGGTGGGGGCACAATTCTCGAAATTCAGTTCGAGGACGATACTGGCCTTGCAACTCTTGTTTCGGATATGGAGACGGATTTCGAAGTGTTGAATGTAGTGACTGAGTGTCCAGATCACCTCCTGTTCGCGCGAGTGACCGGTGAAAACGTGACCCCCGAGGCGTTCGAAGCCGCTGGTTTCGATCCAGAGACGGTCATTTTGAGCGACTCTCGAAATGGTATCTACTGTAAAGTCCCGGTGCGGAACAGCAGCTTTTGCGAGAAACTGACCGACCAAGGAGTTGCGATAAATCAAATCACAAACGCTTCCGAGTCCAACGAGATCGTGGTTTCAGTAACCGTGCCATTCACCGTTGACGTCGGGGAATATCTGAGTTCACTCCGGGAAGACTACAGCGATCTCACCCTGTTATCCAAACTGGATAGTGAGCGAGGAGAAACTAATACCTCTCTCTCAGCACGTCTTGATGGAGCTCTTACCGCCCGGCAAGAAGAAGTCTTACAGACGGCGCTCTACGCAGGATATTTTAATTGGCCGCGGGATGCAGATTCGACATCGATTGCCAAGACTCTCGATATCGCACAGTCAACGTTCAACCAGCATCTTCGAGCTGCGGAGTCTAATCTGCTGACAACTCTCTATCAGGATTCAACCGAGCCGTGA
- a CDS encoding DUF5658 family protein, translated as MVRGAVASTNCATSSSIEVLAESKYPLLIGLVFVRAIDASLTYYGLSIGLREANPIVVLIIETLGIIPGLFFLSSVSLVLLFFLGEFLLPWVAQSRHNIDLWSNVAYLSVLIVWSAVSLHNMVLIWI; from the coding sequence ATGGTGCGAGGAGCCGTGGCATCCACTAATTGTGCTACCAGCAGCAGTATCGAAGTACTCGCAGAAAGTAAATATCCGCTGCTCATCGGATTGGTCTTCGTACGAGCTATAGATGCGAGTCTCACGTACTATGGGCTGAGCATCGGACTGCGAGAAGCCAATCCGATTGTCGTACTTATTATTGAGACTCTCGGAATCATCCCCGGCCTATTCTTTCTCTCGTCGGTGTCACTAGTGTTATTATTCTTTCTTGGTGAATTCCTGCTTCCCTGGGTCGCACAATCGAGACATAATATCGATCTGTGGAGCAATGTAGCATACCTTTCAGTTTTGATCGTATGGAGCGCTGTGTCGCTTCATAATATGGTACTCATTTGGATATGA